In the bacterium genome, CGCAAAGGAGTTGCGCGCTACACTTCAGCGGCCGCCGGTGACGGCGTCCGAGCACCTCTGCCGCACCTGCTCTCTTGCGCCCGTGTGTCTGCCTGAGGAGGAACGCTTCGCCGAGGACGAAGGAGAGACGCCACAGCGGCTCTTCCCTCCGGATGAGAGCCGGCGCATCGTGCACATAGTCGAGCAGGGGGCTTCAGTTTCGAAGGTAGGCGAGCAACTCGTCATCTGGGTGCCGGACGGCTCGAAGAAGCCTCTGCCGGGTCTCACGGTTTCAACTCTGGTTCTCCATGGCAACGTGCAGATCAGCACGCAGGCGATCCACTTCTGCGCCGCTAATGGGATAGGCGTGCACTGGCTTTCCTATGGCGGGAACTATGTGGGGGCCGTGACCCCAGGCGCCGGCGGCGTGCAACGGCGCGCGCGACAGTTCCGTGCGCTCGACGACTTCGATCTTCGCGTCCGGCTCTCCGCAAGGATTGCCCAAGCCAAGGTTGAGAATCAGGTCCGTTACCTGCTGCGCACTACCCGTGGTGGAGAAGCGGACGCGCGTCACCCCGAGTTCGAGACCGGCGTCGCGCGGATGAGAAACTGTCTCGGCCAGATCGGACACATCGCCGACAGCCCGGTGGCTGGCAATCCTGATGTCAGAATCGAGACCGAGGAGGCGGCGACCGAAATCGCGGGCAAGCTGCGTGGTTACGAGGGGTTGGCAGGCCGAGAGTACTTTGCCCTGCTTCCCCATGTCCTCGATGTGGTCGATGGGGATCTGCTGTTCTTCAAAGGACGGAACCGGCGCCCGCCGAAAGACCCGTTCAACGCGTTGCTTTCGTTCGGGTACGCGCTTCTCTATCGCGACTGTGTGGCCGCCGTCATAGCCGTGGGGTTAGAGCCGGCGCTCGGCATCATGCATACACCGCGCTCGACCGCTTACCCACTGGCACTCGATCTCATGGAGCTCTTCAGGC is a window encoding:
- the cas1 gene encoding type I-MYXAN CRISPR-associated endonuclease Cas1; amino-acid sequence: MTADAEFEDAFRSNAHAEKTTDEPLIRVMALHALAYCERLFYLEEVEGIRVADHNVFAGRRLHDQIDKGPDIYQLELGSERLGIRGKLDVAKREGGRLVVIEHKKGKSKGGTEAWPSDRLQTLAYALLLSEHRGEVISEAFVRYHADKKTITIPVDPAAAAQEVGAAVNRAKELRATLQRPPVTASEHLCRTCSLAPVCLPEEERFAEDEGETPQRLFPPDESRRIVHIVEQGASVSKVGEQLVIWVPDGSKKPLPGLTVSTLVLHGNVQISTQAIHFCAANGIGVHWLSYGGNYVGAVTPGAGGVQRRARQFRALDDFDLRVRLSARIAQAKVENQVRYLLRTTRGGEADARHPEFETGVARMRNCLGQIGHIADSPVAGNPDVRIETEEAATEIAGKLRGYEGLAGREYFALLPHVLDVVDGDLLFFKGRNRRPPKDPFNALLSFGYALLYRDCVAAVIAVGLEPALGIMHTPRSTAYPLALDLMELFRLIIWDIALVGSVNRKQWTKEDFDVTAGQVWLNADGRRKAIGLYEARKQEKWKHPVLEYSLSYARTIELEARLLEKEWSGQPSVFAKLRLR